A stretch of the Bacillota bacterium genome encodes the following:
- the plsX gene encoding phosphate acyltransferase PlsX, producing MKIALDAMGGDYAPAEIVKGAVEAVQNYELEVILVGVVETIQAELAKYPPTDRIEIFPASQVIGMNEHPAAAIRKKKDASIVVATRLVKENVAQAVVSAGSTGAQMAAALFGLGRLEGVDRPAIATVVPTPRGPKIILDMGANVDCRAKHLVQFAFLGSIYAEQVLKITRPQVALLNIGEEETKGNEAVVTAYQILKGSSLNFIGNVEGRELFNTPADVIVCDGFVGNVVLKLTEGLASTLFGLLKEQFSRTWLTKLGAALVLPGLKELKRQLDYTEYGGAPLLGVDGVSIICHGSSQAKAIRHALRVARECVESSFVSVLKEQTPQIMNTGEETANDH from the coding sequence ATGAAAATTGCTCTCGATGCCATGGGTGGTGACTATGCACCGGCGGAGATCGTTAAGGGAGCTGTCGAAGCTGTGCAGAATTACGAGCTTGAAGTAATCCTGGTTGGGGTGGTGGAAACTATTCAGGCAGAACTGGCTAAATACCCACCTACCGATCGGATTGAGATCTTCCCCGCCAGTCAGGTCATTGGTATGAATGAGCACCCGGCTGCAGCAATTCGGAAAAAGAAAGATGCTTCGATTGTGGTCGCAACCAGGCTGGTCAAAGAAAATGTCGCTCAGGCGGTCGTCTCGGCCGGTAGCACGGGGGCTCAGATGGCGGCAGCTTTGTTCGGACTGGGTCGGCTGGAGGGAGTTGACCGCCCAGCCATCGCGACGGTTGTGCCGACACCCCGGGGGCCAAAAATTATCCTGGATATGGGAGCCAACGTGGATTGTCGGGCCAAACATCTGGTTCAGTTTGCCTTCTTGGGCAGCATTTACGCTGAACAGGTACTAAAGATCACCAGGCCGCAGGTGGCATTACTCAACATTGGAGAGGAAGAAACCAAGGGCAATGAGGCAGTGGTGACAGCCTATCAAATCCTCAAGGGAAGCAGCCTGAACTTTATCGGAAATGTTGAGGGACGAGAGTTGTTCAACACTCCGGCAGATGTAATTGTTTGCGATGGTTTTGTAGGCAATGTTGTGCTGAAATTAACTGAAGGGTTAGCCTCCACATTATTTGGTTTGCTGAAGGAGCAATTTAGCCGGACCTGGTTGACAAAGTTAGGTGCTGCTCTGGTTCTCCCAGGACTGAAAGAACTGAAGCGCCAATTGGATTATACTGAGTACGGAGGTGCTCCGCTGTTGGGGGTGGATGGGGTCAGTATAATTTGTCACGGAAGTTCGCAAGCTAAGGCGATCCGTCATGCTCTACGCGTGGCGCGGGAGTGTGTGGAGAGCAGTTTTGTAAGCGTGCTCAAGGAGCAAACTCCACAAATTATGAATACAGGAGAGGAAACAGCGAATGACCATTAG
- a CDS encoding ketoacyl-ACP synthase III encodes MTISLRSVGIVGTGSYLPERILTNQDLERMVDTSDEWIVTRSGIRQRRIAADDEATSDLCVKAAERAMQAAGVTARELDLIIVATATPDMLFPSTACLVQERLAACQAAAFDLAAGCSGFVYAVSVATQFIATGVYNTILVVGGETLSRIVNWQDRNTCVLFGDGAGAVVLRPVEAGRGVLSLHLGADGQGGGLLKQPAGGSRLPASIETVQANLHYIHMQGTEVFKHAVRAMGDSAIVCLNKAGVTVAEVDWCIPHQANQRIIDATVKRLGIPPERVYVNLDRYGNVSAASIPIALDEVNSQGWIKPDDLVLLVAFGAGLTWGSVLLRW; translated from the coding sequence ATGACCATTAGTTTACGGTCAGTGGGTATAGTTGGAACTGGCTCATATTTGCCTGAACGGATATTAACCAACCAGGATTTGGAGAGAATGGTTGATACCAGTGATGAATGGATTGTTACGCGTAGTGGTATTCGCCAACGGCGGATCGCCGCAGATGACGAGGCTACTTCTGATCTATGTGTGAAAGCGGCGGAGCGAGCGATGCAAGCTGCCGGTGTGACCGCTAGGGAACTTGACCTGATCATTGTAGCGACTGCCACGCCGGATATGTTGTTTCCCTCAACCGCTTGTCTGGTTCAAGAGCGATTAGCGGCCTGTCAGGCGGCGGCCTTTGATCTTGCCGCTGGCTGCAGCGGGTTTGTCTACGCAGTATCGGTAGCGACCCAGTTTATTGCTACTGGGGTGTATAATACCATCCTGGTTGTCGGAGGAGAGACCCTCAGTCGGATCGTCAACTGGCAGGACCGGAATACGTGTGTCCTGTTTGGCGATGGCGCAGGGGCGGTTGTCTTGCGCCCTGTTGAAGCCGGACGGGGAGTGCTTTCCTTGCACCTGGGGGCCGATGGGCAAGGAGGGGGACTCTTAAAACAACCGGCCGGTGGTTCGCGCCTGCCAGCTTCGATTGAAACAGTTCAGGCGAATTTACACTACATTCACATGCAGGGGACAGAGGTCTTTAAGCACGCGGTGCGGGCAATGGGTGATTCAGCGATAGTCTGCTTGAACAAGGCGGGAGTAACGGTGGCGGAAGTAGATTGGTGTATCCCGCATCAGGCCAACCAGCGCATTATTGACGCCACGGTCAAAAGGTTAGGGATTCCGCCAGAGCGGGTTTATGTTAATCTGGACCGCTATGGTAACGTCTCCGCAGCTTCGATCCCGATCGCCCTGGATGAGGTGAACAGCCAGGGGTGGATTAAACCAGATGATTTGGTCTTGCTGGTGGCCTTTGGTGCCGGTTTAACCTGGGGGTCAGTACTGCTGCGTTGGTAA
- the fabK gene encoding enoyl-[acyl-carrier-protein] reductase FabK, whose amino-acid sequence MLKTVLCDLVGIQYPIFQGGMAWAATAELAAAVSQAGGLGIIGAGHASADVVRKEIRKVKAVTSKPFGVNIMYLSPHLEAVVDAVIEERVPVVTTGAGNPGKHIQRFKEAGIKVFPVVSSVALAKRLERIGVDGLIAEGMESGGHIGDITTMALVPQIVDAVQIPVVAAGGIADGRGVAAALALGAVGVQLGTRFVCATECIAHPNYKQAIIKAKDRDTVVTGAAGHYVRAIRNKLSREYLDLAAAGASLEELLKLGEGKLRQAVIDGDVEYGTVAAGQVAALVTKVQPAAEIIAELVNGAEEVMRRLEGYIVKK is encoded by the coding sequence ATGTTAAAAACGGTTTTATGCGACCTGGTAGGAATTCAGTACCCGATTTTTCAAGGAGGAATGGCCTGGGCGGCCACCGCGGAACTGGCGGCGGCGGTTTCCCAAGCCGGTGGACTGGGGATTATTGGTGCGGGACACGCTTCCGCGGATGTTGTTCGAAAGGAGATCAGGAAGGTTAAAGCAGTGACGAGTAAACCCTTCGGGGTTAATATAATGTATCTTTCACCCCACCTGGAAGCTGTAGTAGATGCTGTGATCGAGGAACGGGTCCCGGTGGTTACCACCGGGGCGGGAAATCCTGGCAAGCACATTCAACGGTTTAAAGAGGCCGGGATCAAGGTTTTTCCAGTTGTTTCTTCAGTAGCCCTAGCCAAACGGCTGGAAAGAATCGGGGTGGATGGGCTCATTGCGGAGGGCATGGAGTCCGGTGGCCACATTGGCGATATCACCACCATGGCCTTGGTCCCTCAAATTGTGGATGCCGTGCAGATCCCGGTGGTCGCGGCGGGGGGAATCGCTGATGGTCGTGGGGTGGCGGCGGCGCTAGCTTTAGGAGCGGTTGGGGTCCAACTGGGTACCCGCTTTGTCTGCGCGACGGAGTGTATTGCGCACCCTAATTATAAGCAGGCCATTATTAAAGCCAAAGACCGGGATACGGTTGTAACCGGGGCGGCGGGACACTACGTCCGGGCGATCCGCAATAAGCTGTCGAGGGAATACCTGGACCTGGCGGCTGCGGGAGCTTCGCTCGAAGAACTGCTCAAGTTAGGTGAAGGCAAATTGAGACAAGCGGTGATCGACGGAGATGTTGAATACGGCACGGTGGCGGCCGGCCAGGTGGCGGCTCTGGTGACCAAGGTTCAGCCAGCGGCGGAGATTATTGCCGAGCTGGTTAACGGAGCCGAAGAGGTCATGCGGAGACTGGAAGGATATATCGTTAAGAAATAA
- the fabD gene encoding ACP S-malonyltransferase, whose product MSKIAFVFPGQGSQYPGMGKELAEYYPVVREIYQQADATLGYALSQLCFAGPEDELRQTANTQPAIFTTSYACWRLLDEAGVKPAVMAGHSLGEYTALTAAQALDFTAGVALVRKRGQYMQEAVPPGQGTMAAIMGLERDRVADICAQASSVGVVTVANINSPGQIVIAGTTAAVEEAVRLAKLAGAKKAVTLPVSGPFHCPLMHPAAERLKSDLEQAVIRPPQIPVLVNINADYVQTSDQIRQALVCQMEGAVQWEAIVQRMVAAGVEVFVEVGPGKVLSGLIRKISRQAKVLNVEDRASLENTLAYLGECG is encoded by the coding sequence GTGAGTAAAATTGCTTTTGTTTTTCCCGGACAGGGTTCCCAGTACCCCGGAATGGGTAAAGAACTGGCGGAATATTATCCAGTGGTCAGGGAGATATATCAGCAGGCTGATGCGACATTGGGCTACGCCCTATCCCAGCTGTGCTTTGCTGGGCCGGAAGATGAACTGCGCCAGACGGCCAACACCCAACCGGCCATTTTTACTACCAGTTACGCCTGCTGGCGGCTGCTGGATGAGGCGGGTGTTAAACCGGCAGTGATGGCGGGGCATAGCCTTGGTGAATACACAGCCCTTACGGCGGCGCAAGCTCTTGATTTTACGGCAGGGGTGGCCCTGGTGCGCAAGCGTGGGCAGTATATGCAGGAGGCGGTTCCGCCGGGCCAGGGAACGATGGCGGCGATTATGGGTCTGGAACGGGACCGAGTTGCTGATATCTGTGCTCAGGCCAGTTCAGTTGGGGTGGTAACGGTGGCCAACATCAACAGCCCTGGTCAAATCGTCATCGCGGGCACAACGGCCGCTGTTGAAGAGGCCGTCCGCCTGGCGAAATTGGCGGGGGCAAAGAAGGCGGTCACTTTACCGGTAAGCGGACCATTCCACTGCCCGTTAATGCACCCGGCGGCGGAGCGGCTTAAGTCCGATCTGGAACAGGCAGTAATTAGACCACCCCAGATCCCTGTGCTTGTGAATATAAACGCCGATTATGTTCAAACTAGTGATCAAATTCGCCAGGCTCTCGTCTGCCAGATGGAAGGGGCGGTGCAGTGGGAGGCCATTGTCCAGCGAATGGTTGCGGCGGGGGTTGAAGTCTTCGTTGAAGTTGGTCCGGGAAAGGTGTTAAGCGGATTGATCCGTAAGATCAGTCGGCAGGCCAAAGTCCTGAATGTTGAAGACAGGGCGTCCCTGGAAAATACTCTTGCATATTTAGGGGAGTGTGGCTAA
- the fabG gene encoding 3-oxoacyl-[acyl-carrier-protein] reductase — MILEARVALITGASQGIGRAIALELAKAGARVVVNYYPTEQAAAEEVVAEIHANQGEAMAFGADVSKSEDVETMINEVVKRFGRIDILVNNAGITRDQLLLRMKEADWDAVLNTNLKGVFNCTRAVARPMMKQRSGVIVNISSVVGLKGNAGQANYAAAKAGVIGFTKSVAQELGSRGIRVNAVAPGYIITAMTEKLSDEVRTAMLQQIPLQRLGHPEDVARVVLFLVSDAAGYITGQVINVDGGMVM, encoded by the coding sequence ATGATTTTAGAAGCGCGGGTGGCCTTGATAACAGGCGCTTCACAAGGGATTGGGCGGGCAATCGCTCTTGAACTGGCGAAAGCCGGTGCCCGGGTAGTCGTGAACTATTACCCGACCGAACAAGCGGCTGCCGAAGAGGTAGTCGCGGAGATCCACGCTAATCAAGGTGAAGCGATGGCCTTCGGGGCTGATGTTAGTAAGAGTGAAGATGTCGAGACAATGATCAATGAGGTGGTCAAACGATTTGGTAGAATCGATATCCTGGTTAATAATGCGGGGATTACCAGGGATCAACTTTTATTGCGGATGAAAGAGGCTGACTGGGATGCGGTGTTGAACACCAATCTCAAGGGAGTTTTCAATTGCACCCGGGCGGTGGCCAGACCGATGATGAAGCAGCGGAGTGGGGTGATCGTGAATATTTCCTCCGTGGTTGGTCTCAAAGGGAATGCCGGCCAGGCCAACTATGCCGCAGCTAAGGCGGGCGTGATTGGGTTCACTAAATCGGTGGCGCAGGAACTGGGTTCGCGAGGAATCCGGGTCAACGCGGTGGCCCCAGGCTACATCATAACGGCGATGACAGAAAAGTTATCTGATGAAGTCCGGACGGCCATGCTTCAGCAGATCCCGCTGCAACGGTTAGGTCATCCAGAGGATGTCGCGCGGGTGGTCTTATTTTTAGTCTCTGATGCGGCGGGATATATTACTGGGCAGGTCATAAACGTAGACGGTGGCATGGTTATGTAA
- the acpP gene encoding acyl carrier protein yields MQIFEKVKAIIVEQLGVEEDEVTMDTSFEELNADSLDIVELIMALEEEFDLEIPDEEAEKIKTVGQAVEYIKNALAE; encoded by the coding sequence GTGCAAATCTTTGAAAAAGTTAAGGCGATCATCGTTGAACAATTAGGTGTAGAAGAAGATGAAGTAACGATGGATACATCGTTTGAGGAACTGAATGCGGATTCCCTGGATATAGTAGAGCTAATAATGGCATTAGAGGAAGAGTTTGATCTCGAGATTCCTGATGAAGAGGCAGAGAAGATCAAGACGGTGGGGCAAGCAGTAGAATACATAAAGAATGCATTGGCAGAGTAG
- a CDS encoding nitronate monooxygenase, with the protein MKLPALNIGNLVARIPIIQGGMAVRISTSSLAAAVAEEGGIGLIAATGMAADELRHEIRRARELTSGIIGINVMFAIRDFALLVKTAIEEKIDLVVTGAGFSRDIYDWGKQTKTPIVSIVSSAKLAKLAEKLGAAAVVVEGKEAGGHLGTDRSMKEIVPEVREAVNIPVIAAGGIIDGQDIVEAFRLGANGVQMGTRFAASVESGASLEFKQLYLNANGTVLIKSPVGLPGRAIMNSFVERILGGDLPKPTKCDHCLKQCSYTFCILKALNNAQKGNLLEGLVFSGENVHRIKEILSVKEIFARLKQEINSILGE; encoded by the coding sequence ATGAAATTACCTGCGTTAAATATCGGTAATCTGGTAGCGAGAATTCCGATCATCCAGGGAGGAATGGCTGTTCGTATTTCTACCTCTTCACTGGCGGCGGCAGTGGCTGAAGAAGGTGGAATTGGCTTGATTGCGGCGACCGGCATGGCCGCCGACGAATTGCGGCACGAAATCAGGCGGGCTCGTGAATTGACATCCGGCATTATTGGTATTAATGTCATGTTTGCTATTCGGGATTTTGCTTTGTTAGTTAAGACAGCCATCGAGGAAAAGATTGACCTGGTGGTGACAGGGGCTGGTTTTTCCCGGGATATCTATGATTGGGGTAAACAAACGAAAACACCGATTGTTTCGATTGTTTCCTCGGCAAAGTTGGCTAAGTTGGCTGAGAAACTGGGTGCGGCGGCGGTCGTGGTGGAAGGCAAAGAAGCCGGTGGCCATCTAGGTACTGACCGTTCGATGAAGGAGATTGTGCCAGAGGTTAGGGAAGCAGTCAATATTCCAGTGATCGCTGCCGGTGGTATTATTGATGGGCAAGACATTGTTGAAGCTTTTCGCCTTGGGGCCAATGGAGTACAGATGGGGACTCGTTTTGCGGCAAGCGTAGAGTCCGGCGCTTCACTAGAGTTTAAACAATTATATCTCAACGCTAATGGTACGGTACTGATCAAAAGCCCAGTCGGGTTGCCAGGGCGGGCGATTATGAATAGTTTTGTCGAACGCATCCTGGGTGGTGATCTACCCAAGCCGACTAAATGTGATCATTGCCTAAAGCAATGTTCTTATACTTTCTGTATCTTGAAAGCACTTAATAATGCGCAGAAAGGTAATTTGCTTGAGGGGTTGGTCTTTTCAGGAGAGAACGTTCACCGGATTAAGGAAATTCTGTCGGTCAAAGAGATTTTTGCCCGACTTAAACAAGAGATTAACAGTATTCTTGGAGAATGA
- the fabF gene encoding beta-ketoacyl-ACP synthase II, producing the protein MTNRVVITGLGVVSPVGIGKDQYWEALSQGRSGIDRVTAFNVDDLPTKIAGEVRDFDPSLYLDKKEAKRMDRFTQFAVVAAQMAINDAGLNMADEDPYQVGVILGCGIGGIATIEDQARVLRERGPGRISPFFVPMIISNMAAGQISINLGAKGPNTTIVTACASSTNSVGEAFKWLQRGGAQVMIAGGTEASVTPLAFSGFCAMKAMSTNNEHPTKACRPFDLKRDGFVMGEGAGILILETLEHAQRRGATILAEVVGYGATADAHHITAPAPGGEGAAMAMALALADAGLKPEEVDYINAHGTGTDLNDRFETEAIKRVFGEHAYKVAISSTKSMTGHLLGAAGAVELIASVLAIQNRLVPPTINYETPDPDCDLDYVPNTARAMPVKVAISNSFGFGGHNATVAIKKYEA; encoded by the coding sequence ATGACAAATCGAGTGGTAATAACCGGGCTGGGAGTTGTCTCGCCGGTTGGGATCGGCAAAGACCAGTACTGGGAAGCTCTGAGCCAGGGACGTTCCGGGATCGACCGGGTAACAGCCTTTAATGTCGACGACCTGCCGACCAAAATTGCCGGCGAGGTACGCGATTTCGATCCCAGTTTGTATTTGGATAAAAAAGAAGCTAAGCGCATGGACCGCTTTACCCAATTTGCGGTGGTGGCGGCGCAAATGGCGATTAACGACGCCGGGTTGAATATGGCTGATGAGGACCCGTACCAGGTTGGCGTGATCCTGGGGTGCGGCATTGGCGGTATCGCCACAATAGAGGACCAGGCCAGAGTCTTGCGGGAGCGTGGCCCGGGCCGGATTAGTCCGTTCTTTGTGCCAATGATTATCAGCAATATGGCAGCCGGCCAGATCTCAATAAATCTTGGAGCCAAGGGGCCAAACACCACGATTGTGACCGCCTGTGCCTCTTCAACCAACAGTGTGGGTGAGGCCTTTAAATGGCTGCAGCGAGGTGGTGCCCAGGTGATGATCGCGGGCGGGACTGAGGCCTCAGTTACCCCGCTGGCTTTTTCCGGTTTTTGCGCCATGAAGGCGATGTCCACCAATAACGAGCACCCGACAAAGGCCTGCCGGCCGTTTGATCTCAAGCGTGATGGTTTTGTGATGGGGGAAGGAGCGGGCATCCTGATCCTGGAGACTTTAGAGCATGCGCAGAGACGTGGCGCGACTATTCTGGCGGAAGTAGTCGGGTACGGTGCTACGGCTGATGCTCACCATATCACGGCCCCAGCACCGGGTGGCGAAGGCGCGGCGATGGCGATGGCGCTGGCTTTGGCTGATGCTGGGCTTAAACCTGAAGAGGTTGATTATATTAATGCTCACGGTACAGGGACGGATTTAAATGACCGTTTTGAAACAGAAGCAATTAAGCGAGTTTTTGGTGAACATGCTTATAAAGTCGCGATTAGTTCAACCAAATCCATGACCGGTCACCTTCTAGGGGCAGCGGGGGCAGTTGAACTGATTGCTTCTGTCCTGGCCATCCAAAATAGACTGGTACCGCCAACAATCAACTACGAGACTCCGGACCCCGATTGCGATCTGGACTATGTTCCAAACACTGCCCGGGCGATGCCGGTGAAGGTAGCCATTTCAAATTCGTTTGGTTTTGGGGGACATAACGCCACGGTAGCGATCAAAAAATATGAGGCTTAA
- a CDS encoding ribonuclease III, protein MGLCHSAKGEKTVDQKRLLQLREFQKTCGLLDARPTLLNIALTHPSYAYENAHLGWEHNQRLEFLGDAVLGLVVGAYLYLTYPHKPEGDLTKIRAAVVCEPTLAKVGRELGIGKYLLLGRGEEMNGGRERPSILADAVEAVIGAFYLSVGLAPVQAFILGHLEKDIAKVAEGNYGDYKTALQELVQKQTDETVNYRIIDEYGPDHDKRFVAGVVFRQQVLGQGVGRTKKEAEQKAARAVLEREDLVLWLRAQPKNNE, encoded by the coding sequence ATCGGGCTTTGTCACTCTGCTAAAGGTGAGAAAACAGTGGACCAAAAACGACTGCTTCAACTCCGTGAATTTCAAAAGACCTGTGGTTTATTAGATGCCCGGCCAACTCTACTGAATATTGCTCTGACCCACCCGTCCTATGCTTATGAGAACGCCCATTTGGGCTGGGAGCATAATCAGCGGCTGGAGTTTCTCGGGGATGCAGTGCTCGGTTTGGTCGTCGGCGCGTATCTTTACCTCACCTATCCACACAAGCCAGAAGGTGATTTAACCAAGATTAGAGCAGCAGTTGTCTGTGAACCAACTCTGGCCAAAGTCGGGCGAGAACTAGGGATCGGGAAATATCTGCTGTTGGGCCGGGGAGAAGAAATGAACGGAGGGCGCGAGCGGCCATCAATTCTGGCTGATGCGGTCGAGGCGGTCATCGGGGCCTTCTATCTATCGGTGGGGTTGGCGCCGGTCCAAGCATTTATTTTAGGTCATCTGGAAAAAGATATTGCTAAAGTAGCGGAGGGCAATTACGGCGACTACAAAACTGCTTTGCAGGAGCTGGTGCAAAAACAAACAGATGAAACGGTAAATTACCGGATTATTGATGAGTATGGCCCCGATCACGACAAACGGTTTGTCGCCGGCGTGGTATTTCGCCAGCAAGTGTTAGGCCAGGGTGTCGGACGAACCAAGAAAGAGGCTGAACAAAAAGCGGCACGGGCAGTTCTGGAACGGGAGGATCTGGTGTTGTGGTTACGTGCCCAGCCGAAGAACAATGAGTAA
- a CDS encoding radical SAM protein, with protein MSKQYYIIPIFVPHLGCPHACVFCNQRKITGQTTLPTPAEIKQTIYSYLQTIPVKSNKTIEVAFYGGSFTALPVEQQLELLEPATQVWRSGQIDGIRISTRPDCVSGELLALLHRQGVLTVELGAQSLDPSVLLESKRGHTPADIIRASQLVRQAGCRLGIQMMIGLPGDTRDKMLMTVRGVIRLAANFVRIYPALVLKDTVLHKLYMTGNYQPLSLSEAVNWSKDALILFSQMGIPVVRLGLQPTETLMAEGEVVAGPFHPAFGELVYSALVGEQAAELLRRWLTKLDPRPSGVVLFTPPQQVSPLVGHYRGNIKRIQAAWGLQEIKIEPLKELPALAIGVAAAGQKIPHMILTREEFLSSYRIK; from the coding sequence ATGAGTAAGCAGTACTACATTATTCCGATTTTTGTGCCCCACCTGGGCTGCCCTCACGCCTGTGTTTTTTGCAACCAGCGCAAGATTACTGGCCAGACCACTTTGCCAACGCCGGCAGAGATAAAACAGACGATTTATTCATACCTGCAGACTATCCCAGTGAAAAGTAACAAGACGATTGAAGTGGCTTTCTACGGAGGGAGTTTTACCGCCCTACCCGTGGAACAGCAGCTTGAATTGTTAGAGCCAGCTACTCAAGTCTGGCGAAGTGGTCAGATCGACGGGATCCGCATTTCGACCCGACCAGACTGCGTGAGCGGGGAACTGCTGGCCTTACTTCATCGCCAAGGAGTACTTACCGTAGAGTTAGGAGCGCAGTCATTAGACCCGTCAGTGCTGCTTGAGTCAAAAAGAGGACATACCCCGGCGGACATCATTCGCGCCAGTCAGTTGGTGCGGCAGGCTGGATGTCGGTTGGGTATTCAGATGATGATCGGATTACCTGGGGATACCCGAGATAAAATGTTAATGACTGTCCGGGGAGTAATCCGGCTGGCCGCCAATTTTGTCCGAATTTACCCTGCTTTGGTATTAAAAGATACGGTTCTTCATAAACTTTACATGACCGGAAACTACCAGCCGCTGTCCTTGAGTGAGGCGGTAAACTGGTCTAAGGATGCGTTGATCTTGTTCAGCCAGATGGGGATCCCGGTCGTTCGGCTAGGACTCCAGCCAACAGAAACCTTGATGGCTGAGGGCGAGGTGGTTGCGGGTCCCTTTCATCCAGCTTTTGGCGAACTGGTGTATTCGGCGTTGGTCGGAGAACAGGCTGCGGAACTGCTTAGACGATGGTTAACTAAGCTTGATCCCAGACCGAGTGGGGTGGTTTTATTCACTCCGCCCCAGCAAGTTTCACCGCTGGTCGGACATTACCGTGGAAATATTAAACGAATTCAAGCAGCTTGGGGACTCCAGGAGATCAAGATTGAACCATTAAAGGAGTTACCGGCTCTAGCGATCGGGGTAGCCGCAGCGGGACAAAAAATTCCGCACATGATTTTAACTAGAGAGGAATTTTTATCCAGTTATCGAATAAAATAA
- a CDS encoding stage V sporulation protein S, whose amino-acid sequence MEVLKVSAHSNPKSVAGALTAVLREKGRAEIQAVGAGAVNQAIKAIAITRGFIAPNGIDLVTIPAFVEIAIDGEERTAIKFIVEPR is encoded by the coding sequence GTGGAAGTACTAAAGGTGTCAGCTCATTCCAACCCAAAGTCTGTAGCTGGGGCGCTTACGGCGGTATTGCGAGAAAAAGGCCGGGCGGAGATCCAGGCCGTGGGAGCCGGCGCAGTTAATCAAGCCATTAAGGCCATAGCCATTACCCGGGGGTTTATCGCCCCGAACGGAATCGATCTGGTTACGATACCGGCGTTCGTGGAGATCGCGATTGACGGTGAAGAACGGACAGCCATTAAATTCATTGTTGAACCCCGTTGA
- a CDS encoding biotin--[acetyl-CoA-carboxylase] ligase, which yields MRDTILQLMSQRQGEYISGEELSRRLGVSRTAVWKHIQALREEGYVIDSQPRSGYRLLERPDLLLPGEVQAGLQTHVFGRQFHHYAEVGSTNDVARELANEGAPEGTVVVAEKQTRGRGRLGRNWFSPSGQGIWFSVILRPPLAPSEVTKITLVAAVAVARALRGLTGLDVRIKWPNDLLVGGKKLVGILTQLNAEVEKINYVVIGIGVNANVDMTAFPPEVRTIATSIRVELGQPFSRVKILQRILEELETAYQSFIHGGFPSLLQEWKQLSYTLGRWVKVTQPTEEVEGLATDVDEDGCLVLRLADGSCRRVIAGDVSF from the coding sequence ATGAGGGATACAATACTGCAATTAATGAGCCAGCGACAAGGAGAATACATTTCTGGTGAGGAACTAAGCCGCCGGCTGGGTGTTAGTCGGACCGCCGTCTGGAAGCATATTCAGGCCTTGCGGGAGGAAGGATATGTGATTGACTCGCAACCACGTTCAGGCTATCGATTGCTTGAAAGGCCGGATTTGTTGTTACCGGGTGAAGTCCAGGCGGGCTTGCAGACGCATGTCTTTGGCCGGCAGTTTCATCACTACGCTGAAGTGGGTTCAACCAATGATGTGGCCAGAGAACTGGCCAATGAGGGGGCGCCGGAAGGAACCGTCGTGGTGGCGGAAAAGCAAACCAGGGGGCGAGGGCGGCTGGGGCGGAACTGGTTTTCTCCGTCAGGTCAGGGAATCTGGTTTTCGGTTATCCTGCGGCCACCTCTGGCACCGTCGGAGGTAACCAAGATCACGCTGGTGGCCGCGGTGGCCGTGGCCAGAGCGCTGCGCGGCCTCACGGGGCTGGACGTTCGCATCAAGTGGCCGAATGACCTGCTGGTAGGTGGGAAAAAGCTGGTCGGGATCCTGACGCAGCTTAACGCCGAAGTGGAGAAGATCAACTACGTGGTGATCGGTATCGGTGTCAACGCTAATGTAGACATGACCGCGTTTCCCCCGGAAGTGCGCACCATCGCCACCTCGATCCGGGTTGAACTGGGTCAACCCTTCTCCAGGGTAAAGATACTGCAACGGATCCTGGAGGAACTGGAAACGGCTTATCAGAGTTTTATCCACGGCGGTTTTCCATCGCTGCTCCAGGAGTGGAAACAACTGTCTTATACCCTGGGCCGGTGGGTCAAAGTCACCCAGCCGACGGAAGAGGTTGAGGGACTGGCGACTGATGTCGATGAGGACGGATGTTTGGTGTTGCGTTTGGCGGACGGCTCGTGCCGCCGGGTCATCGCGGGGGACGTTTCGTTTTAG